One Deltaproteobacteria bacterium genomic window, ATAAATTATTAAGAAGTGTCATCCGGGCCGACCCTTACCTGTTCTGAAAATTCAGCCGCCAAGAGGTAGAAGGCATGAAACTTGAACCGCTCCGCACCTATCTTCTCAAAAAACCAGGTGCGACTGAAGAATACCCCTTTGGGCCGGAAGCCATGGTCTTCAAGGTCAAAGGAAAGATGTTCGCCCTGATCGCCTGGGCGGAAAACCCTCTTCGCCTCTCACTCAAATGCGATCCCGATCTCGCTCAAGCCCTGCGCGAAGTCTACCAGGCCGTCCGGCCCGCCTACTATATGAATAAAAAACACTGGAACACCGTTGTTTTAGATAACAGAATCCCTGAGGACGAGATATTGACCATGATTGACGATTCTTATGACCTGGTGGTTA contains:
- a CDS encoding MmcQ/YjbR family DNA-binding protein, with the protein product MKLEPLRTYLLKKPGATEEYPFGPEAMVFKVKGKMFALIAWAENPLRLSLKCDPDLAQALREVYQAVRPAYYMNKKHWNTVVLDNRIPEDEILTMIDDSYDLVVKGLKKADREKLQRLVNK